In Triplophysa rosa unplaced genomic scaffold, Trosa_1v2 scaffold169_ERROPOS924550+, whole genome shotgun sequence, the sequence CACACAAAACACTACCTTTGTTTAAATTGCATGATATTTGTACGTTGTCAACAGCGTTGCCAAAAAAATCACTGAACTTTGTGATTTTTCTCAGTACCTTTCTCAGTGTATTCAGCGGTGTGAGAATTGGTTCGCTTACAGAATTATACTTCAGCTGAATTTGTTCAAGGCTCACTCTAAGTGCTTTTTGTTGCACAGTATTAGTAATGGTGGAAGCAGCTCCTGTTACTCCACCTGCAACTCCTACTCCAATACCAACACCAGTTACAATCAAAGATGCCCCAAGAGTGAAAGGTGCCAAAATTACACCCACTAATGCAGTGATTCCACCAGCTGCTCCAATCACTGAACCTGACAGACTCCCTGCTGTTGCGCTGTAATGTGCAGACTCCATTAAATCTGTTATTCTTTCCCACTCACTAACTAAAACCTCCATGTCTTTATAGTGCTTGTTGTAGGCCTTATCAAAGGCGTTGATAGTCTTCATGAAACTCTGCAGCAGTGCCTCTGGAGTTCTACTGTTTCTGCCTACTGCATCACTCAGGAATGGTTTTGCTAGAATCTCTTTAGCTGAAGGTCTGTCCTTAGGGTCACAGCTGAGCATTTGTCTGATTAATTTTCGTAATTCCTCTGAGTATCTCTCTGTGATGTGAGGGGGGTTTCCTATCATACTCAAAGCATGAAATATGTGACGCTGCTTGTTATTTGTCTGAggagaaaaaacaaaataatgatcTGGTTAGTGTCAAGGCCTTTTCACACTGGACGCAAGTGAACAAACTACCCcaaacaatacagtacatcacaTCGTGAGATGCGTTGACGCGAATGTGAGACGTGTTGACGCGCTGGAataaaaacgtctcggttacgtttgtaacctcgggtccctgatggagggaacgagacgttgtgtcgaaccgacatatggggttcgtccctgaggaccaatcgtttccgactacttagaaaaggccaatgaaaattggcaaatgaaatttgcatgccggactccgccccggaaatccgggtataaaagggagacggcgtgcatcattcattcaccttagttctgaggagcctgagacctctcacgactgctgcagaggacagcacgtattgtggcaaggaggacacaacgcctcgttccctccatcagggaaccgaggttacaaacgtaaccgagacgttccctttctgtcggtctctcgacgttgtgtcgaaccgacagatggggttccaatggaaaacggcATAACACTGTGcactgtcacaatctcaacgaagcgacggtgactggcctgggcgagtcagccGTGAGcactaccgcaaaattgtaacctaccagtgggtaggtagggggtcccagagctttcttgaaaggtggaaaggcccctaccttcggcctcacaggcggcggccttgtttctctaacagcgagaagccgcccggaaccgtaaggccactgggtaagtgctacttcctcaagtgggggatgcgctacagagaccacttcctaccgcagggaggagactagtggagataccaacatggtctcaccgatgggggagaactcatgggaagaaagtgcggctgaagagaacaccgcgaggtggaggtccacctggggaggtcatcggttaccaaggtgggaaccagcatgaggatacatcagacggcaccaccctactggggggttgcaacgtctggtagcactaggtccggttagagctatgatgcgaataactccgggaacccggcctaaggggcagggctgctctccccagcccgccccagaaggtgcttgcttagtgatggatggagtgcctgttcttcacccagtggggaaagaagggaggctgaattggtatactgacccactcaagagagggggaaaagaaccgataaggcgtacaccctaccagttgccggtcctacatgtggccatgcaggacgcgggctgacaccggctctacgcggaggttgtagaacctcgcgaaggtg encodes:
- the LOC130549744 gene encoding apolipoprotein L4-like; this encodes MIGNPPHITERYSEELRKLIRQMLSCDPKDRPSAKEILAKPFLSDAVGRNSRTPEALLQSFMKTINAFDKAYNKHYKDMEVLVSEWERITDLMESAHYSATAGSLSGSVIGAAGGITALVGVILAPFTLGASLIVTGVGIGVGVAGGVTGAASTITNTVQQKALRVSLEQIQLKYNSVSEPILTPLNTLRKVLRKITKFSDFFGNAVDNVQISCNLNKGSVLCATQLMNLGLLANISRIATQTARVGRVVAEAVSGVLSGLLVILDVAFIVMDSVDIHQMRQGKVDDPEKVKSSVLKSIAEMRKTHKELCNVQKEIQKTREELKVYIELARVDSGIDNGLNSLNI